AGTGGCCCGGATGGCTCCGGGAGGGAGCGGGGGCTCTTCCCCCGGCTTCAGCTGGCCCCGTTCCTTCTTGATCTCAGGCAGTTTTTCCAGAAGCCTGCCGCACATCTTTCCTTCAAAGCTGTCCGGGAGAAGCGCGACGGCTTCTTTAAGGGGCTGTTCCAGTTCATTCACCCTGTTTTGCTGCATGAGCAGGTTCACCTTTTGCATGAGGACGGCCTGTTTGACTTCCGGCAGGAGCCCGTCCTTCTTCAGGTAGCCGTCCATAAGGGAAAGGGCTTCGTCAGGCTTTTGTTCCGCCAGGATGTGGACGTTTTTCTGACGGAACGTATCGGCCAGCTCTTCTCTCTGGGTATGGAGCAGTTCTTTCCTGTTCAGTTCCGCGCGGATGCCGGAAGCATCCTCCGGGTCCAGTTTGGCCAGTTCTTCCAGGGACGGCTTGTAGAAAGCGGGGATGCTGGACTGGGGAACCGTCTTCAGCAATTGGACCAGGGCGTCCCGGCGCTGCTCGTCCGTGAGGCTGCCCGCCAGCTTGTTTGTCAGGGCCTGCTGGGTTTTTAGAGCTTCCGCCGCCTTGGCCGCATCTTTCATGACCTGGTCCGGGTTGGCATAGCCTACGACGGTGTGGACGGGGCGTCCCTGGGCGTCTGTGTAGACCAGCGTGGGGAACCCGGTGATGCCGTAGGATTTCTTGTAGGTTTCCAGCATGGCCTTGGTCTGTTCGTCCTGCTGCTTTTTACGCGGGAAATCCAGTTCCACGGGAATAAAGGCGGCGGTGATGCCTTCCTGCACCTTGGGGAGGGAAAGGGCCTGCTTCTTTTGCATGATGCAGGCGCCGCACCAGTCGGAACCGGTGAATTCCAGCATAACGCCCTTCTTCTGGGCCGCGGCCTGCTGCATGGCTTCCGCAGGATTGGTGCTCCACGCTTCGGAAGCTCCGGCAATTCCGGCAACGAGCGCGGCCACGACGGGGATGATGATTGTTTTCATGATTTGGAGATAAATCAGTTACATGGGGGGTAGCGGAGAATGGGCAGGAGGCACCCACATGCCGCCGGAAGAGGAGGAGTCCGAATCTCCCGTATGGGTGGGCGTTTCAATCTGCGGCTTGCCGGAGGGCGGATCCAGGTCTTCCACCACCACTTTCTTCTTGGCGGGCTGGGGAGCCGGGGCGGGAGCGGGAGCCGGGACGGGAGCCCGGCGGATGACGGGGGCCTGAAAGGAGGCGTCCGTCTGGTTCATGGCCGTAATGTTCAGCGGGTCGCCGTAAGCCAGCATTTCCCGGATATCGTCCGGAAGGTCTCCGGCGGGAATGGAAGTGCTGCCCTGCTCGTGCATGATGCGCACAAACTCGTTCTCCACGCGGGTGATTTCCACGTTCAGGTAGGTCTTTCCGGAATGGGCCGTTCTGAGGATGTCAAACTTGCGGCCGCGGGCCTTCGCGCGGGCATCCTGGCGGTATCGTTCAAAGTAGGAGCGGATTTCCCCCCGGATGCCGGCCACGCGCATTTTTTCCTTCTCAATGGACTTCTGCGTCTCATCCAGGTCGGTCGCCGTGTTTTCAAAAATGTCCAGCAGGCTGAGAAGCTGTTCCTTGGGAGCAGTCTTGTTCCGTAATTCCCTGAACTGTTCCTGCTTTTTCAGGAGGGCGGCATGGTTGGCTTCCAGCGCTTCCCGGGCGTCCCTCACCGGATCGGGAAGCTGGGAAAATTTTTCATAAACGATGTATCCGGCCCCGATGACGATGATGCCGAACAGTCCCAGGCACAGGTTCCAGAACAGGGCGTCCCCCCTGGCTTTCTTCTGCGCCTCCTCCTGCTGGGCTGATTCCTCTTCCGCGGCGTGTTCGGAGACGACGTCCATGGATGTTTTCAGGCGTTTTTTAGGGGCGGAAGAGCCGTCCTTGTTTTCTCCGTCGCCGTTCCTGTCCTCCCTGGGGGCGAAGCGGGTTTCATCTTCGGAAGGCGGGAGCGTTTCGCCGGACGGCTGTTGCGGGGAAGGTGAGTCAGTCATGGGATGGGTCAGGGGAGTGGGATTAGTCTACCGGGTGGGACTGCTTGAATTCCGCCAGTTTGGCGGCATACGCGTTGTACTGGTATTGCAGGGCGTGAAACTCCTGCTTGCGCTGCGCCAGCGTCTTGCGCATGTCTTCAATGTCAAAGCACAGGTGCTCGAAGTCGCGCCGCTTGGACGGCAGGACGTCAATATCCTTCACCGTGAAGGGAGTGGCGATTTTGCCCGGATTGGAAAGGCGCTTTTGAAGATTGTAATTCACGCGCGCGTCATGGGATTCCGCCTGGCTGATCTCCTGGTCAAGCTGGGCCAGGGCGTCCTTCGTCTGCTGGAGCTGGGCCTGGAGCTGCTGGTGTTCCGAAGAGGAATTGCCCGTAATGAAGGAGGTCAGGGCTTCATTCGTGCCGCTGTCGCATGAGGTAAGGGCCAGCGCAAGGGCCAGCGCCGGACAGGTACGCCTGGTAAATCGCACGATGTTGAACATGCCGGGGATTATGAACATTAACGGGGGGGAAAGTCAAACTGTTCATGCGCCCTGCCGAACAATGATTTTTCTCGCATAAAACGCGCATGCGGCTACAATGCCCGCGGCATGATGCAATTATCGGAGATCGGAGGCCACCTGACGGCCAGAACGGGTATTGACGATTTGATGGAGGATTTATTCAAGGCCCTCCATTCGGGGGATGCCGGCCTGTGCCAGCTGAACGGCGGCAGTCCCGCCGTCATTCCGGAGGTAACGGAACTCTGGCGCCGCAGCATGGCGGAGCTGGTGCGGAATGGAAAATTTGACGTGCTCGTAGGGCATTACGCCCATCCGGGCGGGGACCCCGGCTTCATCCGCGCCCTGGTCCGTTTCCTCAATGAACGCTGCGGCTGGAACCTGAAGCCGGAGAACGTGGCGATCACCCAGGGTGGCCAGATGGCCTGCTTCACGCTCTTCAACATGCTCGCGGGTCCCTGCAAGGACGGCTGCGTGCGTGAAATCCTCTTCCCCCTGTGCCCGGATTATGTGGGCTACCAGTCCCAGTCCCTGTGCGGCGGCGTGATGTTCCGGGGCATCCGGCCCGGCATCCGCATGCTGGACGGCCATACGTTCAAGTACGTGATTGACTTTGACCGCCTGGACATCCGCCCGGAAACGGCCGCCATCTGCATGTCCCGCCCCACCAACCCCACCGGCAACGTGGTGACGGATGAAGAGCTGGACCGCCTGCGGGAAATGGCCGCCCGCGCCGGGGTGCCCCTGATGATTGACAACGCGTACGGACCGCCGCTGCCCAACATCTGCTTTGTGCCCGTAAATCCGGCGTGGGACGAAAACATGATCCTGACCATGAGCCTGTCCAAGATCGGATTGCCCGGCACGCGCACCGGAATTGTCATTGCGCGTCCGGACATCATCCGGGCGGTGGTCAGCATGGTCACCACCTCCTCCCTGTGCCCGAACAACCTGGGCCAGGCGCTGGTAACCCCTTATCTGGAAGACGGCACGCTGGAACGCGTGTGCCGTGAAACCCTCACGCCGTTCTACCGCCGCCAGGCGGAATTCGCCCTCTCCCTGCTGCCTGAACTCTTTGGAGAATCCATCCCGTGGCGCGTCCACAAGAGTGAAGGAGCCATGTTCCTGTGGCTCTGGTTTGAGGGGCTGCCCATCACGTGCCAGGAACTCTATGAACGGTGCAAGGCGCGCGGCTGCTTTGTGAATCCGGGCCATCACTTTTTCTTTGCCCTTCCGGAGGAAGGTGAACCCTGGCCGCACCGGCATGAATGCATCCGCATCAGCTTCACCCAGGCGGAGGACCTGTTGCGCAAGGGCCTCTCCATCGTGGCTGACGAGGTGAAAAAAGCCTACTCCCATTCTTAATCCCAATCTGAACCGTATCCATGAACAGCATGACCGGCTTTGGTAGAGCCGTTGCCCAGACAGACCGTTACAACATTCTTGTTGAAATCTCCGGAGTAAACCGCAAGCAGACGGAAATTGCCGTTAACGTGCCCCGCAGCTATGCGGAATGGGATGCCTCCGTGCGCTCCATCGTTCAGGGGGCCGTTTCCCGCGGCCGCGTGGGCGTTTCCGTCTCCGTGGAACGGCTGGAGGAAGCGGACGGCTCCCTCCAGCTTGATGAAAAAAAACTGGCCTCCCTGGCAGGGTTGCTGAACCGCGCGGCTGACCTGGCCGGGCAGCCCATGCCCCTTCAGGCGTCCGACCTGCTGAGGCTGGAAATCATCACCTCCGCAGCGGAAACTGCCCTGTCTCCGGAAGAAGCCTGGCCGGTGGTGGAAGAGGCCCTCAAGGGTGCCTTGAAAGACTTCATCGCCATGCGCGCGGCGGAAGGCGCCAACCTGAAAACGGATGTGCTGGGCAAGCTGGACACGCTGGAACAATTCCGTCTCAAGATTGCGGAACACGCCCCGTCCGTCCCCGCAAGACTGCGTGAAGCCATGCTCAAGCGCCTGGCGGATGCCGACCTGTCCGTCTCTGCGGACGATGAACGCATCATCCGGGAGGTGGCCCTGTTTGCGGACAAGTGCGACATTTCCGAGGAAATCACGCGTCTTTCCTCCCACTTTGACCAGTTCCGCACCCTGTGCGCGTCCTCCGCTCCCGCGGGCAGGCCCCTGGACTTCCTCTGCCAGGAAATCTTCCGGGAATTCAATACCATCGGTTCCAAGGCGAATGACTCCACGCTGTCCCATCTGGTGGTTTCCGCCAAGACGGAGCTGGAAAAAATCAGGGAACAGGTTCAGAACATCGAATGACAGCCATGAAACAGCCATTGGGATCTTTGCTGGTAGTATCCGGACCGTCCGGTTCCGGAAAAACGACCCTGTGCCGCCGCGCGACGGAAGACGGGCTGTGCGTGTACAGCATCTCCTGCACCACGCGCCAGCCCCGGCAGGGTGAGGCGGACGGGGTGGACTACCACTTCCTGACTCCTGAAGAATTCACGGACAGGGTGCAGAAAGGGCATTTTCTGGAACATGCGGAGGTGCACGGCAACCATTACGGGACGTTGAAGGCGGACATCCTGAACCTTCTGGAGCAGGGTAAAAGCGTGGTGATGGACATTGACGTTCAGGGGGCGGAGCAGATCCGCGCCTGCGTGGACGGCATTCTTCCCAAATGCTATACGGACGTTTATATCTACGTGCCGCAGGAGGAGCTGAGAAACCGCCTCTGCGGCCGCCAGACGGATGAAGACGAGGTGATCTCCCTGCGCCTGCGCAATGCCGCGCAGGAAGACGCCTGCCTGCCGCGGTACCAGTATTGCCTGGTTTCCTCCGACCGGGAAACGGATTACGCCGCCTTTGCCGCCCTGCTCAAGTGCCAGTCCATGCGCGTGGCGCTGATGCGGGAGTAAGGCTTCCGGGTGCTGGATTCCCGAAATCCCGTGTGCCTTTTTTCTCCGCTTCCCGGTTGTTCTGGAAAGATTGGACGGGATGCTTTCTCCTTGTTCTGCGGTCAGGGTCCCATGACCCGGAAAAACCGGTTCGTCCGTTTCCTCATCCATAAAAAAGCCAGGGGTGCTTTCCCTGGCTTTTTTCCAGAAAACACGCGCCTCTATTTAAGAGGGTACAACCAGCCGACGGTGCAGGTGAAGATGATCCACAGGAGGATGTTGAGGGGGAGGCCCACCTTGACGAAGTCCTTGAATTTGTAACCGCCGGCATTGTAGACGTAGGTATTGGTCTGGTAGCCGATGGGGGTGGAGAAGCTGGCGCTGGCGCCGAACATGACGGCCAGGATGAAGGGGATGGGGTTGGCGTCAAATTGCAGGGCCATTTCATAGGCCAGCGGCCCCATGACGGCGGCCACGGCGTTGTTGGAGATCATTTCCGTCATGATGGAGCAGATCAGGTACAGGCCGGAGATGGCCACCAGGCACCCCATGGGCCCTATGTTGTCCACCACGCCGAAGGCAATGGCCTTGGCGAGCCCGGTTTTGCTCATGGCGTCCCCTACGCAGAGCATGCCCAGAATCAGGAAGATGATGCCCCAGTCCACCGCCTGGTATGCTTCCTTGGGTTTGATGCAGCCGGAGATGACGACGATCAGGGCGCCGATGAACGCCAGGTAGAAGGGGTTGAAGCGGGCGAAGAATTTGAAGAAGTCCCCGTATTGTTCAAAGGAACCCAGCAGGCCGATGAGGATGAACAGCCCCATGGCGAAGATGGCCCAGCCCTGCTTGCTGCGGTTGTGCGCATCCGCGGGGCGCTGGCTCAGGGGGATGATGCGCTGCTTGGTCAGGATGCGGTTCATGCCTTCCTGCGGCCCTTCCAGCAGCAGGGTGTCCCCGGCGGCCAGCTTGGTGTCCGGTCCCATGTCCGTGATGTTCCTGCCCTGCCTGTGGATGGCGAGCACGAAGATGTTGAACCGCTGGCGCAATTTGAGCTCGGACAGGGAGAGTCCGGCGAATTCCGAGTTGTTGGCGATCATGCCTTCCACGATTTGCACGTCGCGCTGTTCCAGGGTTTCCAGGCCGCGGCTGTCGTCCCAGCCCAGGTCCACGCCCTTGGCCTCCCGGACCTGGTTGACTTTCCTGGCGTTGCACAGGAAGAGGATGCGGTCGCCTTCCTCCAGGTTGATGTGCTGTAGTTCCTCCTGCATGGAGAAGCCCTTGCGGCGCACTTCCACGATTTTGGTGCCCAGCAGTTCGGACTGCATCAGGCTGACGGGAGTGGTGCCGATGTGGGGGGAGCCTGAGGGGATTCTGACCTGGAGCAGGAAGTCCCGCTGGATGCCGCCCGGCAGCATGGTGGACAGGGTGGGGCGGGTGGGCAGCCATTTGCGGCCCACCGTCCAGAGGTAGAGCAGCCCCGCCGCAGCATAAAGCAGCCCCATGGGCGTCACCGTGAACATCTGGATGCCTTCATAGCCCAGTTTCTGTACCTGGCCCAGCACCACGACGTTGGTGGAGGTGCCCACCACGGAGCAGGTGCCACCCAGGATGGTGGCGTAGGAGAGGGGGATGAGCAGCTTGGAGGCCGCGATGTTGTGGTCCCGGCAGAAGGCCAGGACAATGGGCATCAGGATGACGACCACGGGCGTGTTGTTGACGAAGGGGGAGACCATGAACGCCCCCAGCGTGATGACCAGCAGGGCGGTCAGTTCCCTGCCTTTGGCTACCTTGTTGAAGAGTTTGGAGAGGTCTCCAATGAGCCCCGTTCTTTCCAGGGAGGCGCTCAGGATGAACATGCATACCACGGTCAGCGGGCCGCTGTTGGCAAAGCTGGACAGAACGTCGCTGGTACTCAGGATGCCCGTAAGCATGAGCACGGCGGTTCCGGCCAGGGCGGTTATTTCCACGGGCATCCATTCCTTGATGAAGCAGATGAAGAGGAGGAGCAGCAGAATGCCCACAATCCATTGCTGGGTGGCTGCCGTCTCCATCCAGCCCATGACGGCGGCGGAGTTGAAGTTGAAGAGGGAAGGCATGTAGTGAAAGGTGAATTTACCGGGAGAGGGCCCAACTCTCCTACTTTCCCGGCCCCTTTCTGTCAAGCCGCAATAATTTTCCGGAAAGGGTTTGAAAAGGCGCCTGCGCTTTTTTATGGTGGAATGCGCCGCATGGAATCCCCCATAGTAACAAGGTTTGCCCCCAGCCCTACGGGGCGTCTCCATCTGGGGCATGCCCTGGCCGCGTGGGAGGCCCGTTCCCTGGCGGACCGTTTTTCCGGAAGGTGCGTGCTGAGGATGGAGGATATTGACCAGACGCGGTGCCGTCCCGGTTTTGTGGAGGGGATTCTGGAAGACCTGGATTGGCTGGGCATCCGTTTTGACGGCCCCATGATGATCCAGTCCTCCCGCTTCATCGCTTATGAAAACGCCCTCCAGGTGCTGAAGGACCGCGGGGTGCTTTATCCCTGTTTCTGCACGCGCCGGGAGATTGCGGAAGAAGTGGCCGCCATGGGCGGCGCGCCGCAGGGGGGGCAGGTGGATATTTATCCGGGAATCTGCCGCCAGCTTGACAAGGGGCGCAGGAAGGAGCTTCTCAAGTCCGGCAGGCCCTTTTCATGGCGGCTGGACTGCCGCGCCGCCGCGCGTATTACGGGACCTCTGTTGTGGAGGGACATGCGGTTCGGCGGCCAGGTTTGCCGCCCGGAGGAGCTGGGGGACGTGATTCTGGGGCGCAAGGATTGCCCGGCCAGCTACCACATTGCCGTGGTGGTGGATGATGCGGCCCAGGGGGTCACCCATGTGAGCCGGGGGGAGGATTTGCTCCCCGTTACCGGTATTCACCGTACGCTCCAGGCCCTGCTGGGGCTCCCCGTGCCGCAGTGGTACCATCACCGGCTGGTGAAGGATGCCGCCGGAAAGAGGCTTGCCAAGAGAGACCGGAGCCTGAGCCTTCAGGAGATGCGCGCCGCGGGCATGAAGCCGGAGGACGTGTTCCGCCTGATGCGGGAGAGCTGAGAATGCCGCCGCGTTTCCTTTGCCGGGCGCCGTGTTCCGGAGGGGGAGTCAGGCGCGGGATTCCGGACGCGGTTTTCCCGCAACGGGGCGTATTCCGCCTTTTCCCATGCAGAGAAGGCACGCCCAGGCCGCCGCAAGGGTAAGCAGGAGAAGCGCGCAGAAAGAAACCAGCAGGTTCAGGTGCCCCAGCGGAATGATCCATGCGGGCGGCATGAGTCCCATGCCGGCCAGTACCTCCGGCAGCCACGCAAAGGCGCTCTGGGAAAGCAGAAGGACAGCCGTGAAGGCCAACCCTGCGGCCAGGGAGAGCCGTACCGCCGGAAGAACGGGGCCCAGCGTTTCCCGGACGTTTTTTCCCATGGCCCGGATGGTTCCGGCAAGCAGGGTTGTGAAAAACAACGGGGCCAGCAGGGCTGCGGAGGGCAGGCTGTTCCAATAGCTCCATGCGCACAGGGGAGAGGCGGCCGCCAGGATGCCGGCGCTTTTAACCAGAAGGCCCCGGTGCGGCGGGGCGGATGCCGCGGCGTGGTTCATCTCCGTTTAATCAGGCCAGACGTTGCCGGGCGTGCTGCCCTGCGTGATGACTACTTCCTGGCCTATTTTCAAGGTAAAGGTGGGCGTTACTTCCTGCTGGACTTCCACCAGCTCGTTCGTGTCCTTGAGCTTGACGCGCACGCGGATCATTTTGGTTGCTTCCACCCTGCCGTCCACGATGGAGCCGGTGGCGGACGCCAGTTTGGAGGTGCCCATGCCGATGATGCCGGGCGTCATGGCTTCCGCCGCCGTGCCCGCCATGTTGGCGAAGGTGCCGTCATCAGCGGAGGTCAGCACGTTGATTTCCTTGATGCGGACCACGTTGCCCAGCTTGATTGTCGTCACCTTGCCGGTGGCGATTTCCAGGGTGCTTTTTTGAGTGCAGGAGAAGAAGACGGGCAGAATGAGAAAAACGGGAATGAATTTTAGCAGATTCATGAATACACAGGTTACTACGTTGGAAAAAGGGAGGCTTTTTCAGTGCGGGGGCAGAATTGTGTATGTAGCCAGGTACAGGAGCAGGTGCACGGAGGAGAGGGCCAGGACCTTGTTCATGCGTTTGTCCGCAGGCGTTTTGCGGATCAGGAGCATCAGGTAGCCGCCGAAGAGGATGGCGGGAATCCACATCCACCACGTGTGGGACAGGTTCAGGTGAAGAGCCCGGCTGGAGGTGGGCAGCGTGATGTACGCCGCCAGAATGAAGGACTGGGCCATGGCGCGCGCCTTTCCCTCCCCCAGCCGGACGGCCAGCGTGCGCTTGCCCGTGGTGAGGTCCTCCTTCCTGTCGCGTATGTTGTTGACGGCGATCATGACGGCGCACAGGAGGCCGCATTGAATGCCTACCACGATGCCGGCGTTGTACACCGCCAGGGATTCCACCAGCGTGCCGGGAACCACCGGTGCCGTGCCGATCTGCACCAGGATGGTGCCCAGAACGGCCACTAGGCCGAAGAAGAGGATGACGAATATTTCCCCCAGACCCTTGTAAGCCAGCGGCCACGGGCCGCCCGTGTACCCGTAGGTGAAGTAGAGAGAGGGAATGCCGATGGCGATGATGGGCCACCCGCGCAGTTCAATGAGGGGAAGGGCCAGCAGGCAGGCCCCTAGCAGGAAGGCGGCGCCTGTGAGCATGACCGTTCCGTAGGAGAGCGCCCCGCTGGCCGTCATGCGCACGGGGCCGGTGCGCTTGTCCGTGTCCGCGTGCTTGGCGTTGTCAATGGCGTCATTGAAAAAGTTGCAGGCAATCTGGAGGCACAGGCACGCGGCAAAGGTCAGGAGGGCCAGGCGCAGGTCCCAGTTACCCGTCAGTTTCTGCACCACCATGCAGCCTGCCCACACCGGAATCAGGGAGGCGGTGAGCGTCTTGGGGCGTGCCGCCAGAAAGGCGGAAGTAATGATGTTCATGAGAGAGTGGAAGAAGAGGCGCGGGTATCAGCGGAGAATGGGGCCGAGATGGCGGAGGGTTTCCTTGATGAGGGAGACGTGCCACTGGCCCGGAGCCGTTTCCCGGTCTCCCAGGTAGCCGTATACCAGGCGGCTGCCAAGCTGGGAGTACAGCAGGCGGGAGACGGGCCCCATGGGTCCCATGCCCATCACGGCAATAGGTCCCTTTGGCTTGGTGAAGAGCTGCACGCCTGTCTGGATGTCCGAGGCAAGGCACGGGGTGAACGCAAATTTGACGATGTCCGCCTTATGGGCGCGCGCCCTTTTTTCCAGTTCCCGCAGGTAGTCCACGCCGGGCGTGATCTGGAAGTCATGAGTGGAGCCGATGATAAGCACGTCCCGCTCCCCGGCTTCCATAATCAGTTCCCTGGCGTGGCGCATGGCCTTGATTTCAATGTCAATGGCGGTAGCGTACGGCAGGTACGCCCGCAGCAGGGAGAAGCGTTCTTCCTCCGGAATGCGGCGCAGCCCCCCTTCCTCATGGCAGCGTACGGTGACCAGCAGGGGCATTTCCGGCCTGAACTTCATGACCTCCTCAGGCGCGAGTTCCGGAGGAAGGGCGTCCACACGCAGTTCCACACAGTCGCACTGGTCCGTTAAATCTTTTCCTTTCAGCGTTTTCCACAGCTCCCAGGAGGTGACGGACGCAACGATTTTCGGCGGATAGGTTTGATGTTCACGTAAAATCTGCTGCATACATCCTACTATCCCAGCTAAGGAAGGAAGGTCAATCTTCTATTGATGACATTACCCCATTTTGGCGCACGGAAAATGTCAGCTTTTCCATGGAGGCGCAACGCTACGCCACCGGAGCGGGAACATGGGCCGGCTCCGGGTGCAAAAGCGCTGGGCGGCATGCGTAAATGCGTGCCCGTTCAGGGGGAAACCATCTGAAGGAGGATATGGGGGAGGGGGCGCAGGGAAGGTTTTTCCCGGTCCGGAAAATCTCCGGGAACGGCGTAGCGGACCGGTTTTCCCGCCAGCCAGTCCAGGGCGCGGAACAACAGGGTCTGGAAGGCGGCGCATTGAATCCCCTTCAGATTGGCGTCTCCCGGCCAGACGTGGCCCAGCGTGGAGGTGTACACGCGCCCTTTTCCGTATTGGACCGTCCATTCCACCGGGAAATTGAGGCCCGTCAGCGGATCGCGCGCATAGGAAAGCACCTGGACTTGTTCCGCCGGGCCGCGTACGTAGCGGTACACTTCAATGTCCGTCGTTCTCCAGCGGCGCGGCAGTTCCGCATGGATGGGATGTTCTCCCAGGCGCGTGACCAGCGCATCCACGCGGTCGCCGTGGGACGTGGGGCCCCCCTCGCCAGGTGGAAGGCGCAGGATGGTTTCGTCATCCGTAATGACCAGGGAGGTGCCGTAATCCCGCGGCCTCCATCCCAGCCCGATCATGCGGTTGTATTCCGGCCACCGGGGAAAGGCGTTGTTGGCGGAGTGAAAGGCCAGCATGCCGCCTCCGTCCGTGAGGTAATGCTCCAGGGCTTTTTTCGCCCCGGCGCCCCATTCGGGACCGTTCGTTCCGCCATTGGTATTCTGGATGACCACGTCGTAGCTTTTGAAATCCGGCTTCCATGCCTCCCGCTCCGCCTCCGGAGCCCGGGCCGGGAAGGTGCTCACGTCCACGGAATAACTGCCCTCCTTCTCCAGCAGCATCCGGAGGCAGGCGGTCGTGCGCTGCCAGTCGTGGTTGGAAAAGCCGTCCACGATCAGAACGCGTGTTTTCTCTCCGCGTGCCGTGGCGCATGCCGCCAGCAGGAACATGCAGAGTACCAGATGAAAGCGCTTCCAGTTCATCCGGGCAATGTATCCGGTATGCCGGGAAAGTCAAATTTACGTTTTGGGAGCGTGCGCGCGTACCGGCGGAAAAACGAAAGCCCCGGACCGCAGGGCGGGTCCGGGGCGCCTCCCTTCATGAAAGAGGGGAGGGGTTCAAGGTTAACGTGGTCCGGAATTAACTAACCCCTTCGTCACACAGGATTTTGACAAAGCCTTCTTCCTGGAGGCGGGTGGCTCCGCAGGCGAATTTGGCGCGGATCTGGAGGGCTTCCTCCATGTCGTCACGCACGGAAAGCTTCACCTTGAAGTCATTCCAGATGCCGAACTGCGCCTTGCTCTTCACCCAGGCCAGGCAGGAACGGGTGCCGTTGTCCGCCTTGGGCAGCCGCTGGGTGCGGATGAACTTGAAGCCCATGAAGGTAT
This DNA window, taken from Akkermansia muciniphila, encodes the following:
- a CDS encoding valine--pyruvate transaminase, which produces MMQLSEIGGHLTARTGIDDLMEDLFKALHSGDAGLCQLNGGSPAVIPEVTELWRRSMAELVRNGKFDVLVGHYAHPGGDPGFIRALVRFLNERCGWNLKPENVAITQGGQMACFTLFNMLAGPCKDGCVREILFPLCPDYVGYQSQSLCGGVMFRGIRPGIRMLDGHTFKYVIDFDRLDIRPETAAICMSRPTNPTGNVVTDEELDRLREMAARAGVPLMIDNAYGPPLPNICFVPVNPAWDENMILTMSLSKIGLPGTRTGIVIARPDIIRAVVSMVTTSSLCPNNLGQALVTPYLEDGTLERVCRETLTPFYRRQAEFALSLLPELFGESIPWRVHKSEGAMFLWLWFEGLPITCQELYERCKARGCFVNPGHHFFFALPEEGEPWPHRHECIRISFTQAEDLLRKGLSIVADEVKKAYSHS
- a CDS encoding type I 3-dehydroquinate dehydratase yields the protein MQQILREHQTYPPKIVASVTSWELWKTLKGKDLTDQCDCVELRVDALPPELAPEEVMKFRPEMPLLVTVRCHEEGGLRRIPEEERFSLLRAYLPYATAIDIEIKAMRHARELIMEAGERDVLIIGSTHDFQITPGVDYLRELEKRARAHKADIVKFAFTPCLASDIQTGVQLFTKPKGPIAVMGMGPMGPVSRLLYSQLGSRLVYGYLGDRETAPGQWHVSLIKETLRHLGPILR
- the gmk gene encoding guanylate kinase translates to MKQPLGSLLVVSGPSGSGKTTLCRRATEDGLCVYSISCTTRQPRQGEADGVDYHFLTPEEFTDRVQKGHFLEHAEVHGNHYGTLKADILNLLEQGKSVVMDIDVQGAEQIRACVDGILPKCYTDVYIYVPQEELRNRLCGRQTDEDEVISLRLRNAAQEDACLPRYQYCLVSSDRETDYAAFAALLKCQSMRVALMRE
- a CDS encoding SLC13 family permease, translating into MPSLFNFNSAAVMGWMETAATQQWIVGILLLLLFICFIKEWMPVEITALAGTAVLMLTGILSTSDVLSSFANSGPLTVVCMFILSASLERTGLIGDLSKLFNKVAKGRELTALLVITLGAFMVSPFVNNTPVVVILMPIVLAFCRDHNIAASKLLIPLSYATILGGTCSVVGTSTNVVVLGQVQKLGYEGIQMFTVTPMGLLYAAAGLLYLWTVGRKWLPTRPTLSTMLPGGIQRDFLLQVRIPSGSPHIGTTPVSLMQSELLGTKIVEVRRKGFSMQEELQHINLEEGDRILFLCNARKVNQVREAKGVDLGWDDSRGLETLEQRDVQIVEGMIANNSEFAGLSLSELKLRQRFNIFVLAIHRQGRNITDMGPDTKLAAGDTLLLEGPQEGMNRILTKQRIIPLSQRPADAHNRSKQGWAIFAMGLFILIGLLGSFEQYGDFFKFFARFNPFYLAFIGALIVVISGCIKPKEAYQAVDWGIIFLILGMLCVGDAMSKTGLAKAIAFGVVDNIGPMGCLVAISGLYLICSIMTEMISNNAVAAVMGPLAYEMALQFDANPIPFILAVMFGASASFSTPIGYQTNTYVYNAGGYKFKDFVKVGLPLNILLWIIFTCTVGWLYPLK
- a CDS encoding thioredoxin family protein, with product MKTIIIPVVAALVAGIAGASEAWSTNPAEAMQQAAAQKKGVMLEFTGSDWCGACIMQKKQALSLPKVQEGITAAFIPVELDFPRKKQQDEQTKAMLETYKKSYGITGFPTLVYTDAQGRPVHTVVGYANPDQVMKDAAKAAEALKTQQALTNKLAGSLTDEQRRDALVQLLKTVPQSSIPAFYKPSLEELAKLDPEDASGIRAELNRKELLHTQREELADTFRQKNVHILAEQKPDEALSLMDGYLKKDGLLPEVKQAVLMQKVNLLMQQNRVNELEQPLKEAVALLPDSFEGKMCGRLLEKLPEIKKERGQLKPGEEPPLPPGAIRATKMIIPPAPAKK
- a CDS encoding YicC/YloC family endoribonuclease, producing MNSMTGFGRAVAQTDRYNILVEISGVNRKQTEIAVNVPRSYAEWDASVRSIVQGAVSRGRVGVSVSVERLEEADGSLQLDEKKLASLAGLLNRAADLAGQPMPLQASDLLRLEIITSAAETALSPEEAWPVVEEALKGALKDFIAMRAAEGANLKTDVLGKLDTLEQFRLKIAEHAPSVPARLREAMLKRLADADLSVSADDERIIREVALFADKCDISEEITRLSSHFDQFRTLCASSAPAGRPLDFLCQEIFREFNTIGSKANDSTLSHLVVSAKTELEKIREQVQNIE
- the gluQRS gene encoding tRNA glutamyl-Q(34) synthetase GluQRS → MESPIVTRFAPSPTGRLHLGHALAAWEARSLADRFSGRCVLRMEDIDQTRCRPGFVEGILEDLDWLGIRFDGPMMIQSSRFIAYENALQVLKDRGVLYPCFCTRREIAEEVAAMGGAPQGGQVDIYPGICRQLDKGRRKELLKSGRPFSWRLDCRAAARITGPLLWRDMRFGGQVCRPEELGDVILGRKDCPASYHIAVVVDDAAQGVTHVSRGEDLLPVTGIHRTLQALLGLPVPQWYHHRLVKDAAGKRLAKRDRSLSLQEMRAAGMKPEDVFRLMRES
- the menA gene encoding 1,4-dihydroxy-2-naphthoate octaprenyltransferase, whose protein sequence is MNIITSAFLAARPKTLTASLIPVWAGCMVVQKLTGNWDLRLALLTFAACLCLQIACNFFNDAIDNAKHADTDKRTGPVRMTASGALSYGTVMLTGAAFLLGACLLALPLIELRGWPIIAIGIPSLYFTYGYTGGPWPLAYKGLGEIFVILFFGLVAVLGTILVQIGTAPVVPGTLVESLAVYNAGIVVGIQCGLLCAVMIAVNNIRDRKEDLTTGKRTLAVRLGEGKARAMAQSFILAAYITLPTSSRALHLNLSHTWWMWIPAILFGGYLMLLIRKTPADKRMNKVLALSSVHLLLYLATYTILPPH